From Kitasatospora sp. MAP12-44:
GATCCCCTTGGAGACGGTGTTGGCCACGCCGCTGCCGAGGAAGGCGCCAGCCAGGTTCATCACGGCCGCCATCGCCAGCGCGGCCTTGGGGGTCAGCGCCCGGGTGGAGACCGAGGTGGCGATGGCGTTCGCCGAGTCGTGGAACCCGTTGGTGTACGTGAAGAAGAAGGCCACGCCGAGGACGACGATGAGTGCTGCCGTGTCCACGCGGTCAGGACTCCTTGACGGCGATGGTCTCCACCGTGTTGGCGACATGCTCGAACGCGTCGGCCGCCTCTTCGAGGACGTCCACCACCTGCTTCAGCTTCAGCACCTCGATCGCCTCGTACTGACCGCTGAACAGGTGGGCGAGCAGCTTGCGGTGGATCTGGTCGGCCTGGTTCTCCAGCCGGTTGATCTCGATCCAGTACTCGTTCAGGCCCGACATGCTGCGCAGGTTGGGCATCGCCTCGGCGGTCAGCTCCGCGGCCCGGGCCAGCACCTCGATCTGCTGCTCGACGCCCTTGGGCAGGGTCTGGATGTCGTAGAGGACGACCAGGTCGACGGCCTCCTCCATGAAGTCCATGATGTCGTCCAGCGACGAGGCCAGGTTGTAGATGTCCTCACGGTCGAACGGCGTGATGAAGGAGGAGTTGAGCTGGTGGAAGACCGCATGGGTGGTGTCATCGCCCGCGTGTTCGGCGGCGCGCATGCGCTCGACGATCTCCGCTCTGGCTGACACGTCTGAGCCCAGCAGTTCCAGCAGGAGCTTCGATCCGACGACCAGGTTCTCCGCCGCGGCGGCGAACATGTCGTAGAAGCTCGTCTCCTTCGGGGTCAGGCTAAAACGCACGGAAATCTCCGATGTGCGGGGTACGGACTGAACGATGCTAGGTGCTCGGCGTCAGGATGACGCAAACGGGGTCCGGGAGCGGGGAGTGCAGCCCAGTCTGACGGAACCTCGGGCGGAATACCCCGGTTGTGCACCCGGTACTCCCTGCGAGCCGCTCAGACGGGGTAACAGCGCGGCGGCGTCCGGTGCGCGACACTTGACCCGCGGGACCGGAGCGACCAGCGGCGGTCGGCCGCGCGACGAGGACGAGAACGGGGCAGGCCGATGACCACCGAGACCACCGACAGCGCCGGGGCGGCGGCGGGCGGCGTCGAGGCCGCGGCGCAGCACGGGCCGCACGGTTACAGCTCGCACAAGGCCGACCACCTCAAGCGGTTGCGGCGGATCGAGGGCCAGGTCCGCGGCCTGCAGCGGATGGTCGAGGAGGACGTCTACTGCATCGACATCCTCACCCAGGTCTCGGCGGGCACCAAGGCGCTGCAGTCCTTCGCGCTGGCGCTGCTGGAGGAGCACATCAAGCACTGCGTGGCGGCCGCCGTCGAGGAGGGCGGGCCGACGATGGACGAGAAGGTCGCGGAGGCGATGGCGGCGATCAGCCGGCTGCTGCGGACCTGACGCGCGGCGAGCCGACCCCGGTCTGCCGTCAGCGGCCTCGTGCTGACGTCAGGCCACCGCGCTGGTGGCCTCGTCGTCCGGCTCCTGGCCGCTGAGCAGCACCTCGTCGATCCGGGCGGTCGGCAGCCGCTCGTCGGCGCTGGCGGTGGCGGCGATCATCAGCTCACCGGCCAGGTCGATCTCGTCGAGGGCGGCGCTGTCGTGGCCGACCGTTCGGTCCCTGGAGGACGACACCCTGCACCACCCCTTCAGCGCCTGCACACCGGGGCGGCAGTTACCCGTTTCCCAGCCTAGGGACTGCCGAGCCCGGCCACATGGCACGGACGGGCCATCTCTGGCACCGAAACGGGTGGCTGGACAACCGCCGCCCGCCGCCCGATCGACCGTTCGGTCGATCGGGCGTCATCTTCCGGGGCGTCACTTCAGCGGACTGGGACTGCCGGAGTCCTGCATCTGGTAGACGTCGGCGGCGGCCGGCTCGGCCACCTCCACCGGCTTGCCGAAGGCGTTCAGCGTCACCGTTGAGGTGACCTTGACCTGGTCCTTGGCCTCCTTGGAGCCGGCCACCCCGGCGAAGGTGAAGACCTCGGTCACCTTGTTCAGCCGACCCTGCGCGTCCAGCCACACGTCGAACGGGACGTCCTTGACCGTGAAGGTGCTGGCGGCCATCCGCAGCCCGTACGCGCTCTCGCCGCCGGTGGCGTCCGCGGCCTTGGCCAGGTCCAGGGTGCCCCGGTAGTGCTTGACGGCCACGCCGTCCAGCGTCTCGGCGCCCACCAGCTGCGCCTGCTGCGCGCCGCGCAGCGCGCCGGCGGCGCTCGCCGGGTCGGTGGCGCCGTTGCTGATCAGGTTGCCGTCGGCCAGCTGGCGGACGTCGAGGCGCACCCACTTGCCGGCGGGCACCTTGGCGCCGCTGTTCTGCAGGTAGACGATGCCCGGTTCGAGCACCTCGACGACCTTGCCGGTGGTCGCGGCGCCGGGTGGCACGGCGACCTCCAGCTTGCCCAGGCGCTTGCCGTAGTCGTACGCGCCGCTGCCGGTGAAGGACGCCTTCTTGTCGCCGGACTCGGTGGTCAGCTCGGTGGCGGCGGTCGCCGAACCGGTGCGGCCGGTGATGTCGGCGGCGTTGCGCACCGCAGTCAGCGGGTCGTCGGACAGCTTGTCGGCGGCGGCGCTCTGCGCCCCGGAGCCATCGGCGGAGCTGCCGGAACCGCCCGAGCAGGCGGCCAGTGAGGCGGCCAGCAGCGCGGTTGCGGCCGCTGAGCCGAGGAAACGTGCGCGGCGATGCTGCGACTGAATCATGGTGATCTCAAACCCCCTCGGGCCGGCTGCCCGGCCAGCCGTCGCCCCCGCTGGGCGCAGCCGTCACTTCGAGAACGAGCGCTGGGCCCGGGGGTTACGAGCAGCCCGGCGCACGACGGGCTTCGCGCGCCGGGGGTCGCGCGCGTTACCGTGAGCCACGTGACCTCGGAGCTGAAGTCCTTGCCCGATCCCCCTGCCGAACGACAGCCCGCGCATCAGGTGGAGGTCACCGAACGCGGGTCCTTCGCCAGCGCCGTGTGCGGGTGCGGCTGGTACGCGCCGGCCCGGCGCTCGCGTGACATGGCCCGGCGGGACGCGGCCGGGCACGTGGCGGACCCGGGCCGCTAGCCGGCCGCTTCGGTTCAGGCGGCCAGATCGGAGTCGGGCGTTCGCTCCGCCGCCGGCTCGGCGGTCGCGCCGCGCCGACGCCGTCCGCTGGGCCGGTCGGAGCCACTGCGGTCGGCAATGATCAGCGGCGCCACCGCCGTACGGGTCAGCGCGTGGCAGAGCGGGACCAGCACCGCCATCGCGATCGGCGCGAGCAGCAGCACCACCGCCGTCGCCAGCGCGTAGCCGCCGATCACGTCGGTCGGGTAGTGCACGCCCATGAACAGCCGGCAGAAGCCCTGCAGCAGGGCCAGGCACCCGGCGGCCCAGCCGAGCCGGCGGTTGACCAGGAAGAGCGCCACCGCGAAGCCCATCGACATCGTCGCGTGGTCGCTGACGAAGGAGTGCGTACCGGCCTTGCCGGACACCAGGACGTCCAGGCCCGGGTGGTTCACGAAGGGGCGCGGCCGGTCCACGATCGAGGCGATCGGGAGGTTGGCGAGCTCGGCGAGGGCGACCGAGATCGGGGCCCAGAGGACGCCGGCCACCGCCACCGGGGCGTTCGGCCGGCGGCGGGCGATCAGCCAGCCGAGCACGCAGAGCGCCAGCAGGCCGAGCAGGATGCCGTACTCGCCGATCCAGGAGACCAGCGAGTCCAGCTGGGGCGGGGCCTCTCTGGCCCAGCCGTTGACGGTGTAGAGCAGGTCGAGGTCGGGGTTACCGGTGTCGGCCAACAGCGTCGACACGCCGTACCTCCTGGGATCTGCCGTCTGATCAGCTCGTTCGTCCGCCATGTGGTCCGCGGGGCAGACCGGAGGGGCTGCCGCAGGTCAGAACGTCACAGGCGAGGCACAGCGTTCCACGAGAACCGGCTGTTATGGAAACTTGACTGGGTGCGCACAAATCTGTCACGCCGTCAGGACTGGCTGCCGGGAACCGAGCCGCCGGTGATCGATCCGTTGCTGCCCCGCACCGGCAGTGCCGCGGCGCCGTCCTGGGTGACCCGGGTGGCTCCGATGTAGTCCGGCTGGTCGATCTTGTCGTAGCGGATCACCGCGCCGGTGTGCGGCGCGTTGATCATGTAGCCGCCGCCGACGTAGATGCCCACGTGGTGGATGGTGCGCGGATCGTTGAGGTTGGTGGCGAAGAAGACCAGGTCGCCCGGGCGCAGTTGGTCGCGCGAGGGGTGCTGCCCGGCGTACCACTGGTCGTTGGCGACCCGGGGGAGGGTGATGCCCACCGAGGCGTATGCCGCCTGGGTCAGGCCCGAGCAGTCGAACTGGCCGCCCTGCGAGGCCAGTCCCTCGCCGCCCCACAGGTAGGGGGTGCCCAACTTGGTCTGGGCGAAGTAGATCGCGCCGGAGGCCTGCGCCGAGACGGCGACCGCGCTGACGGGCGCGGCGAAGCTCTGGGTCAGTGAGGTGATCGAGCGGACGTAGCCCTGGGTCTCCTGGTACGCGGGCACGCCCTGGGCGCTGATCACCGCGTACGGACCGGCGTTGTAGGCGGCCAGCAGGTTGGCCTGCGGGTCGCCGGGGACGCCCGCGGTGTCCCGGGCGAGGGCGCAGTCGTAGGTCGCGGCGGAGGGGATCGCGTCGGCCGGGTCCCAGATGTCCTTCTTGCCGTCGCCGTTGCCGTCCACCCCGTACGTCGCCCAGGTGGCCGGCATGAACTGGGCGATCCCCAGCGCGCCGACAGGGCTGCGGGCTGACGGATCGAAACCGCTCTCCTGATAGAGCTGTGCGGCGAGCATCGGAGGGGAGATCTGCGGGCACAGCGTGCCCCACTGCTGAATCAGGCCCTGGTAGGCAGCCGGAACAGTGCCGGGGGCGAGCGCGACTCCCGTGCCGCCGCTCTGGACGGCGCCGCTCGCGGCGTACGTGCCGACGCCGATCAGGCCGACGAGGGCGAATGCAACCGCCCCCGCAGCAGCCGCCGCCGTCAGGCCTTTCCGGAGTACCATCAGCACCATCCCGATGCAGTGTCAGAGACCCTGTGCCCCAAGGGCACGGCCCCCGGCACGCCGGGGTACGCATATGCCCCCCGCATGCGCCGGATCGATCGGCCGACACCCCCACCAGTCTGCTGGAAGGCGTTGCCCAGCGCAATCATCGGAGATACAAAGAGTCAGAGCTATCCTTCGTACGGTGGACATCCTGGTGTACGGGGCCGATGCTTCACGACCAATCCACGAGAAGTAGCCAAGTCGACATCAGATCTGGCCAAGAATGGGTCCCAGCCCTTCGCGTGACCCCGGTGGGGGGCCTTGAATTTGCCTGATCGGGCGGTGAGACAGGAATGCACTTGAGCAACGTAGCGAGCAGTGTGAGCAGCATGCTGAGCGGCCATGCCAACGGCTACCTGGCCGATACCCCGCCCGCCAAGGGCAATATCAACACCATTATCGGTGGGATCGCGCCGGATTGGGGGCCTTTCTCCACCCTCGGGTCGGAGGCCCGGGTCATGGTCGAGGTCATCATGGCGGTCGCCATCCTGGCCTGTCTGGCCATCGCGGTCTGGGGGGCCGCCAAGCAGCGGATCGGCGCCACCGCGATGCGTGACACCTTCAGCGCCGAACAGGGCAAGGGGCTGATCGTCGCCGGGCTGACCGGCGTGTTCATCATCGGATCACTGGGCACCCTGTTCACCATTGTTTACGGCATGGCCATCTGACGATCGGACAGTCAACCCGGCAGCTGCCGGGTCGGCCGCCACCGGGGCGTCCCGGACCCCCCACCCCGGAACCCGTCTCCGGACACCTCACGCCGGAACGCAATCCCGGAGCCCTCCAGCGGCTCCCTGTCCCAGGAGGGCCGCCGTGCCGTTGCCCGACGACCAGCCGCACACCCGTACGCGGCTGCCGGTCGGCGAACAGTCCTCCCCTCAGCCGCCCAGCCGTCAGACCAGGCCGCTGCGCACCCTGCTGACGGTCCTGGTGGTGGTCGCCCTGCTGGTGCTGGCCATCTCCATCGCCAACCGGGGCAAGACTGTCCCGGGCGCCGGTACGGGCACCTCGGGCGACAGCTCCGCGCAGGGCGGCTCCGGCGGTCGGCCCGGCGCAGCGCCGCCCACTGCGCCCAGCGGCGACCAACCCGTCACCGCCACCAGCAACGGGATCGGTGTCGGCTACCCGCACACCGAGCAGGGCGCCCAGTCCGCCGCCGCCAACTACGCCGTCGCGCTGGGCGGAGCGGACATGTTCCGCGCCGACGGCCGACACGCGATACTGGCCGCCATCGCCGACCCGTCCGCCGTCGCCACCCTGCAGAGCCGCCTCGACCAAGCCCTCACCCCCGACGCCCTGGCCGGCTACGGCCTCGACCCGCAGGGCCGGGCCCCCAGCGGGCTGACCTTCGTCAGCCGGGCCACCCCGGTGGGCACCAAGACGTCCGGCTACACCGCGGACTCCACCCAGGCGATGGTCTGGTGCGTGGGCCTGGGCGGCCTGGCCGGGACGTCCTCCACCAAGCCGGTCACCGCGAACTGGTACACCGTCACGCTCACCCTGCACTGGACGGGCAACGACTGGAAGCTCACCGACTTCAACCGCCAGTCCGGCCCCGCCCCGGTCCCTGCCGACCAGCAGGCGGCCAACGCCGAGGAGATCACCGGCGCCGTCCAGCAATTCGGAGGCTTCCGCTATGCCCGCTGACGGCGAGGGGCGCAACGCCCGCCCGTTCCTGCGCTCCGCCGGCACGCTGGCGTGGGCGATGTCGATGGTGCAACTGGCCGCCCTCCTGACCGCCCAAGCCGCCTTCGCCACCGGTCCGAGCCCGGCACCGAGCGCAAGCCCCTCCGGGTCCTCCAATACCTGTGACTTCCCGCTCCCCGGCGCGGGAACTGTCTGCGGATCACCTACTGGCGGCACCATCCTCCCCGGCTCCACCAACTCCGTCACCGATCCCTTGGGCTCGCTCGCCAAGGGCTGCGCGCAGGCCGCCGCGTGGCTGGTGCGCAAGCTGTCCAGCGCCATCGACGGCACCACCCAGGTGGACTTCACCAACTCCGCCTTCCTGCAGCAGTACGCCGTCGTCTTCGCCGGCTCCACCGTGGTCACCCTGGTCCTCTGGCTGCTCGCCGTCACCAAGCGCGCCGTGCGCGGCGCGCCGCTGACCCAGGCGATCTCCGAGGCGATCGGCTTCCTGTGGCTGACCGTGGTGGCCTCCGCCTTCACGCCGCTGATCCTCTACACCGTGGTCAGCGCCACCGACGGTCTGACCACCGCGATCGCGGCGGGTACCAAGTCCGATACGGGCACCTACCTGGGTGGTTTCGCCGACACCCTGCAGAACGGCTCGCTCGGTGGCGGTCCGCTGATCCTGATCATCGTCTCGCTGGTGGCGGTGCTGGCCGCCGCCGTGCTCTGGATCGAGCTGCTGATCCGCGCCGCGATGCTCTACGTCGGCGCGCTGCTCGGTACGGCGGTCTACGCCGGCCTGGTGGACAAGCAGCTGTGGAAGCACGTGCGCCGCTGGGCCGGCCTGATGGCCGCGGTCGACCTCGCCAAACCGGTGATCGTGATCATCCTTGGGCTGGCCGGCGCGGTGGCCTCCGGGGCCGGCGCCTCGGACGACTTCTCCAAGGTGCTCTCCGGCCTTGCCATCCTCTTCCTCTCGATCTTCGCCAGCGGCGCGATCTACCGCTTCGTCCCCGGTTTCGGCGACGAGATGCTGCACATGCGCCAGGCCCGGGCCAGCGCGGTCTCCGCGGGCTCGGCGATGATCAACGGCCCGGCGAACCTGGTCAAGCAGGGCATCTCCGCGCACGGTTCGCGCGGTGGCCCGGACGGCGCCAGCGGCGGTGGCGGGGGCGGCGCGGGTGGCGGCTCGGCCGCCGCCGGCATCGCGGCCCACGCCTCCCGTACCCCGGCTCCGCCCGCGAGCCCGGCCGCGCCCGCGGCACAGAACCCAGCGAAGGGAGGGTGACGCACCATGAGCAGCGAACCGCTGGGACAGTACGGGGGGCAGTACGCCCAGAGTTACGTCCATCAGCGCCGCACCTATCTGATCGGCAAGGCCCGCCCCAACGCGCCGATCGGGCGCAACCGGGAGTCCGGGGAGATCGTGCTGATCATCTTCGGCGCCTTCCTGGGGATGCTCTGGGGCCTGCTGATCCCGATCCTGTCGCTGCGGATCGTGGGCCTGGTCGGCCTGCCGCTGCTGGCGATCGCGGCCGTCTACATCCCCTACCGCCGCCGGACCTTCTACAAGTGGGTGGAGATCAACCGCACCTACCGGCGGACGGTGCGCAGCGGTCGTGCGGTCTGGCAGTCCGCCGCGATGGACTCCGGCACCCGCTTCGACGGTCAGGAGATCGAGGTCGGCCCGCCGCCCGGCGTCGGCCGGCTGCGCTGGCTGAGCGCGCCCTTCGGCCCGGACGAGGTCGCCGTGCTGATGCACCTGGAGCGCCGCACCGTCACCGCCGCGATCGAGATCGAGGGCCCGGGCGTGGGTCTGCGCGATTCGGAGGACCAGGAGGCGCTGGTCGACCGGTTCGGCACGCTGCTCAAGCATGTCGCCAACGGTGACGGCTTCGTGACCCGGCTGCAGATCCTGGCCCGTACGCTGCCCGCCGACCCGGACGCGCACGCCAAGGATGTCGAGCGGCGCGGCGACCACGACGCCCCGCGCTGGCTGCAGGACTCCTACGACCAGTTGCAGTCGATGGTCTCCACCTCCTCCGAGCAGCACCGCGCCTACCTGGTCGCCTGCATGCAGTACAACCGCGAGCTGGCCGCCGAGGCGCACGCGATGGGTCGTACCGCCACTGGCCAGCGGGCTCGTGACGACGACGGTCTGGCCGCCGTGATGGCCCGCGAACTGACCGACATCTGCGCCCGGTTGGCCGAGGCGGACATCCGGGTCCGGCAGCCGCTCGGGCAGGCCAGGCTCTCCTCGCTGCTGCACTCGATGTACGACCCGGACCACCCGATCGACCACCTCCAGGCGATGTCCCGGCGCAACGCGTGGCCGGCCGAGCTGGACGCCACCCACCCGCAGTACCTGCAGGCCAAGACCCGCGAGTCGCAGACCCGCGAGCCCTGGTGCCACGCCACCGCCTGGGTCAAGGAGTGGCCGCTCACCCCGGTGGGCGTCAACTTCCTTGCCCCGCTGCTGGTGCACACCCCGGACGTGATCCGCACGGTGGCCGTGACGATGGACCTGGAGCCCACCGACGTCGCCATCGAGCGGATGCTCACCGAGAAGACCAATGACGAGGCGGAGGCCAGCCGCGCCGCCAAGATGAACCGCACGGTCGACCCGCGCGACCTGGCCCACACCGGCCGGGTCGACCAGCGCGGTGACGACCTCGCCTCCGGCGCCGCCGGGGTGAACCTGGTCGGCTACATCACGGTCTCCTCGCGCAATCCCGAGGCGCTGGCCCGCGACAAGCGGACCATCCGCGCCTCGGCGGGCAAGAGTTACCTCAAGCTGGAGTGGTGCGACCGCGAGCACCACCGGGCGTTCGTCAACACCCTCCCGTTCGCCACCGGCATCCGCCGCTGACCTCAGGGGTCCCGATGCCCTCTCCGCTCAACTCCCTCACCGACTCCTTCACCAGCCTGATGTTCGGCAAGGTGGAGACCTCCCGGCTGCCGGTGCGCACCTCGACCGGGCAGGCCCAGGCGGTCTACCTGCCCACCGCCGCACCGGGGTTGGGCGACTCCGGGGTGATCATCGGCCGCGAGGTCTACAGCGGCAAGGGGTATGTCTACGACCCTTTCCAGCTGTACGGGCAGCAGCTGCCGGCCCCGCACTGGCTGGTCCTCGGCGAGTCCGGCAACGGCAAGTCGGCGCTCGAAAAGACCTATGTGCTCCGCCAGTTGAGGTTCCGCGACCGCCAGGTGGTGGTGCTCGACGCGCAGGGCGAGGACGGCGTGGGCGAGTGGAACCTGATCGCCAACGCACTGGGCATAAAGTCCATCCGGCTGGACCCGATGGCCGCCCGGGACGGCGGCGTCAAGCTCAACCCGCTGGACCCGGCGATCACCACCACCGGGCAGCTCTCGCTGCTGCGCACCATCATCGAGGTCGCGATGGGGCGCGGCCTGGAGGAGCGGGCCGGGTTCGCGCTGAAGGCCGCGCACGCCCACGTCCGGGCCACGGTGACGGACCGTCAGCCGATTCTCGGTGACATCATCGACACCCTGCGCAAGCCCGACCTGTCCTCGGTGGAGTCGCTGGGGGTGGCCCCCGCAGACGTCCAGTCCTGGGGCCTGGACGTGGCGTTGGTGCTCGACCGGCTGGTCGACGGCGACCTGCGGGGGATGTTCGACGGGCCGACCAGCATCGGCATCGACCTGGACGCCCCGCTGATCGTCTTCGACCTCTCGCACATCGACCGCAACTCGATCGCGATGCCGATCCTGATGGCGATCGTCGGCGTCTGGCTGGAGCACACCTGGATCCGCCCCGACCGCCGCAAGCGGATCTTCCTGGTGGAGGAGGCCTGGCACATCATCAACAGCCCCTTCGTCGCCCAACTCTTCCAGCGGCTGCTGAAGTTCGGCCGTCGGCTCGGGCTCTCCTTCGTCGCGGTGGTCCACCACCTCTCGGACGTGGTGGACGGCGCGGCGGCCCGGGAGGCCTCGGCGATCCTCAAGATGGCCTCCACCCGCACGATCTACATGCAGAAGGCCGACGAGGCCCGGGCCACCGGCCGGGTGCTCGGCCTGCCGCGCTGGGCGGTGGAGATCATCCCGACCCTGTCGCCCGGCATCGCGGTCTGGGACGTCAACGGCAACGTCCAGGTGGTCAAGCACATCATCACCGAGGCGGAGCGCCCGCTGGTCTACACCGACCGCGCGATGACCGAGGACGCGGTGGCCGAACGCGTCCGCGCCGAGCGGCAGTTGGAGGCGGAGCCCGGGGTCTGACCGGCCTGGGGCGACCGGGGTGACTAGGGCAGCTCGGGCAACCTCGTCGGCCCGGGCTTGGGCGGCTCCGGCGGCTGTGGGCTGCCGGGCAGGCGGACGGTGGCCAGCGTTCCCGGGCCGCCGTCCTGGGCGGGGCCGAGCGCGACCTGGCCGCCGGAGTCCTCGACGGTCTGCGCGACGATCGACAACCCCAGCCCGGATCCGGGGAGTTGGCGGGAGGACGGGGAGCGCCAGAAGCGGTCGAAGACATACTGCAGCTCGTCCGTCGGGATGCCAGGACCGTGGTCGCGGACGGTGAGCCGACCGTGCTCCAGCAGCACCTCGATGGCGGCCGCGGGCGGGCTGTACTTCACCGCGTTGTCCAGCAGGTTCATCACCGCCCGCTCCAGCGCGGCCGCGTCGGCGCGTACGTACCAGGGCTTGAGCTCCACCCGGTAAGTCAGCCCCGGGCCACGCAACTTGGCCCGCTCGACGGCCCGTCCGACGATCTCGTGGAACGCCACGGTGGCCACGTTCTGCCCCGGCTTGGGGGAGTCGGGCCGGGAGAGCTGCAGCAGGTCGCCGATCAGCAGGGTCAGCTCCTGCATCTGCGCCTTCATGCTGCCCAGCAGCTTGGTCTTGGTGGCCGGCGGCAGCGGGCGGCCGGTGTCGTCGCTGCGGATCATCAGGTCGACGTTGGTGCGCAGCGAGGTGAGCGGTGTGCGCAGCTCGTGTCCCGCGTCGGCGATCAGACGGGTCTGCCGGTCACGGGAGTTGGCGAGCGCGGTGCTCATCGAGTTGAACGAGCTGGAGAGCCGGGCGATCTCGTCGTTGCCGTGCACCGGGATGGTGGTGCCGACCTCCTCGGTGCGGGCGATGTGCTCGACCACCTCGGTGAGTTCGTGGACCGGCTTGAGAGCCGTCCGGGCGACCACCCGTCCGGTGATCCCGGCGCCGATCGCGCCGACCGCGACCACGCCGAGGAGCAGCAGGGCGAGTTGCTGGAGCGAGTGGTCCACGTCGTTCAGCGGGGAGGCGGTGACCAGGACCCAGTCGGTCTCGTGGGCACGGTCCTGGTAGTGGGTCAGCTTGATCATCGCCGGGTCGCCGTTGGTGTAGCTGCCGACGTGGAAGACGGCCTGGTTCGGCGCCAGGTCCAGCGCCTGGAGGTAGTCGTGCCCGATGGTGATGCCGCGCGGGTTGGTGCCGACCAGCATGCAGACCTGCGAGCCGTCGGCGTTGAGCAGCTCCACGTCCCAGCGGTCGCCCTGGTTGATCGGTGGCCGCTCGGGGAACGCGGCCTCGTACGCGGCGTTCTTGGCCTGGACGGCGCTGACCGCGGCCTGTGGCGTGGTGCCGCAGCCCGCCGCCTGGGTGGTGATGCCGGCCCGGGGCAGCAGGATCTGCACGTTGGACAGGATCTGCCGCTGCAGGTCGTAGAGCTTCTGGTGGACGATGAACCAGGCCGCCACCGAGCAGAGCATGATCGCCACCGCGACCGCCAGGGAGGCCAGGATCGCCAGCCGGCTGCGCAGCGAGCGCCCGTGGTACCAGCGGGACAGCCGGCCCCGGCGGCGTGGTGCGGTGGTGCTCATCGCCTCAGGCCGCCGTGCCCGAAGGGGCGCGCAGGGCGTAGCCGACCCCGCGGACGGTCTGGATCAGCCGGGGCATGCCGCCTTGCTCGGTCTTGCGGCGCAGGTACATCACATAGACGTCCAGCGAGTTGGAGGACGGTTCGAAGTCGAAGCCCCAGACCGCCTTGAGGATCTGCTCGCGGGTCAGCACCTGCCGGGGGTGGGCCAGGAACATCTCCAGCAGCATGAACTCGGTGCGGGTCAGCTCCACCGGCTTGCCGTCCCGGGTGACCTCGCGGGTCGCGGTGTTCATCCGCAGGTCGGCGAAGGCGAGCACCTCGGAGTCGTCCTCGGTGACGGTGGCCCGGGCCGCGGCCTCGGTGGCGAGCGCGTTGCGGCGCAGCAGCGCGCGGACCCGGGCGAGCAGCTCGTCGAGCTCGAAGGGCTTGGCGAGGTAGTCGTCGGCGCCGACGTCCAGACCGGTGACCCGGTCCCCGACGGCGTCCCGGGCGGTGAGCATCAGCACCGGCGCGGTGTCCCCGCGCGAGCGCATCCGGCGAACGGCCGTGAGGCCGTCCATCCTCGGCATCATGATGTCGAGCAGCACCAGGTCGGGGCGGTCGCGCTCGACGGCGTCGAGTGCTTCGTAGCCGTCGGTGGCGGTGGTCACCTCGTAGCCCTCGAAGGCGAGGCTGCTCTCCAGGGCGTCCCGCAGAGCGGGCTCGTCGTCGACCACGAGCAGTCGGGCCGGGGAGCCCGGCTGCTCGGCGGGGGTGCGGTCGTCGGCGCGGGGAGTCATCTGCGGTGTGGCCCTCTCTGGGTCCGGAAGGGGTCTAGCCATTGTGCGGGTTGAACGGGGCCGGCGGTGGCTGCTAGAGGGTCTGGCCGGCCTGCATCTTCGGCAGCACCTGCTTGATGCTGTTGATCGGGATGGAGAAGCCGAGGCCGACGCTGCCCGCCTGGCTGGTGGTGGAGCTGGAGCTGGAGCCGCTGCCGGAGTACATCGCGGAGTTGATTCCGATCACCTGGCCGTTGGCGTTGATCAGCGGGCCGCCGGAGTTGCCGGGGTTGAGTGCGGCGTCGGTCTGGAAGGCCTGGTACGTCGCGCTGTCGCCGGCGGAGGAGCTGGAGCCGTTGGAGGAGCCGCGCCCGCCGTAGCCGGGGAAGCTGGGGAAGCCGAAACCGCCGTTGCTCTGCGTGCTGCCCTCGTCCACCTGCACCGTGACCT
This genomic window contains:
- a CDS encoding bifunctional lytic transglycosylase/C40 family peptidase, which produces MVLRKGLTAAAAAGAVAFALVGLIGVGTYAASGAVQSGGTGVALAPGTVPAAYQGLIQQWGTLCPQISPPMLAAQLYQESGFDPSARSPVGALGIAQFMPATWATYGVDGNGDGKKDIWDPADAIPSAATYDCALARDTAGVPGDPQANLLAAYNAGPYAVISAQGVPAYQETQGYVRSITSLTQSFAAPVSAVAVSAQASGAIYFAQTKLGTPYLWGGEGLASQGGQFDCSGLTQAAYASVGITLPRVANDQWYAGQHPSRDQLRPGDLVFFATNLNDPRTIHHVGIYVGGGYMINAPHTGAVIRYDKIDQPDYIGATRVTQDGAAALPVRGSNGSITGGSVPGSQS
- a CDS encoding DUF47 family protein; translation: MRFSLTPKETSFYDMFAAAAENLVVGSKLLLELLGSDVSARAEIVERMRAAEHAGDDTTHAVFHQLNSSFITPFDREDIYNLASSLDDIMDFMEEAVDLVVLYDIQTLPKGVEQQIEVLARAAELTAEAMPNLRSMSGLNEYWIEINRLENQADQIHRKLLAHLFSGQYEAIEVLKLKQVVDVLEEAADAFEHVANTVETIAVKES
- a CDS encoding phosphatase PAP2 family protein, translated to MSTLLADTGNPDLDLLYTVNGWAREAPPQLDSLVSWIGEYGILLGLLALCVLGWLIARRRPNAPVAVAGVLWAPISVALAELANLPIASIVDRPRPFVNHPGLDVLVSGKAGTHSFVSDHATMSMGFAVALFLVNRRLGWAAGCLALLQGFCRLFMGVHYPTDVIGGYALATAVVLLLAPIAMAVLVPLCHALTRTAVAPLIIADRSGSDRPSGRRRRGATAEPAAERTPDSDLAA
- a CDS encoding SCO6880 family protein — encoded protein: MSSEPLGQYGGQYAQSYVHQRRTYLIGKARPNAPIGRNRESGEIVLIIFGAFLGMLWGLLIPILSLRIVGLVGLPLLAIAAVYIPYRRRTFYKWVEINRTYRRTVRSGRAVWQSAAMDSGTRFDGQEIEVGPPPGVGRLRWLSAPFGPDEVAVLMHLERRTVTAAIEIEGPGVGLRDSEDQEALVDRFGTLLKHVANGDGFVTRLQILARTLPADPDAHAKDVERRGDHDAPRWLQDSYDQLQSMVSTSSEQHRAYLVACMQYNRELAAEAHAMGRTATGQRARDDDGLAAVMARELTDICARLAEADIRVRQPLGQARLSSLLHSMYDPDHPIDHLQAMSRRNAWPAELDATHPQYLQAKTRESQTREPWCHATAWVKEWPLTPVGVNFLAPLLVHTPDVIRTVAVTMDLEPTDVAIERMLTEKTNDEAEASRAAKMNRTVDPRDLAHTGRVDQRGDDLASGAAGVNLVGYITVSSRNPEALARDKRTIRASAGKSYLKLEWCDREHHRAFVNTLPFATGIRR
- a CDS encoding metal-sensitive transcriptional regulator, producing MTTETTDSAGAAAGGVEAAAQHGPHGYSSHKADHLKRLRRIEGQVRGLQRMVEEDVYCIDILTQVSAGTKALQSFALALLEEHIKHCVAAAVEEGGPTMDEKVAEAMAAISRLLRT
- a CDS encoding ATP-binding protein; amino-acid sequence: MPSPLNSLTDSFTSLMFGKVETSRLPVRTSTGQAQAVYLPTAAPGLGDSGVIIGREVYSGKGYVYDPFQLYGQQLPAPHWLVLGESGNGKSALEKTYVLRQLRFRDRQVVVLDAQGEDGVGEWNLIANALGIKSIRLDPMAARDGGVKLNPLDPAITTTGQLSLLRTIIEVAMGRGLEERAGFALKAAHAHVRATVTDRQPILGDIIDTLRKPDLSSVESLGVAPADVQSWGLDVALVLDRLVDGDLRGMFDGPTSIGIDLDAPLIVFDLSHIDRNSIAMPILMAIVGVWLEHTWIRPDRRKRIFLVEEAWHIINSPFVAQLFQRLLKFGRRLGLSFVAVVHHLSDVVDGAAAREASAILKMASTRTIYMQKADEARATGRVLGLPRWAVEIIPTLSPGIAVWDVNGNVQVVKHIITEAERPLVYTDRAMTEDAVAERVRAERQLEAEPGV